Sequence from the uncultured Bacteroides sp. genome:
GCGAAGTTTAAGAATCCGTTCGCCATATTGCTCTATATCTATTCCCACTTTCTTTTGCGAACTCAAAATAACAGCCACATAGCCGCGGGTATGAGATATACTTATATGATAAGAATTATCTGATAAATAAGGCATGCCGCTGGGGAAATACTCAATCTGCTTCTCCTCACCGCAAAGATTCTTTAAAAGAGCACGAACGGAAAGCCATTCCAAACGTCGGCATTGAGCCGTTAGATGCTGCATTTGGCCTAATTGTTGTTCGGGATTAGAAAAAAGAGACAGCAATTCCTCAATAGACTCATCCATTTTCCAGATTCCCCATCTGCAATCGGTTTCAATATGTTTTTCTAGAATTGCCATGTTTATTTGGATTTTACTTTAAATGAACAAACCATCTTTACCTACAGGAATAATAAGTAGACTAATGCCAACTAACAGATTATAAATCTGACACTTCATTATTAATGGTGAATTTAACTTTAAGTATACGTCGTTCATCCATATTCAGGACTTCAAAATCATAATCTTTATAGCTTAAGACCTCATGCAAAGCAGGGAACTCTCCTTTTATTTCCAATAATAAACCAGCCAGAGTATCAGCATCTCCTGCTACATGCTCAAATGTTTCATTATCAATATTGGTTATTTTATAGAAATCGGTCAACAATGTTTTCGCTTCAAAAATATAACTATTCTCATTCAGC
This genomic interval carries:
- a CDS encoding 4'-phosphopantetheinyl transferase superfamily protein, whose product is MAILEKHIETDCRWGIWKMDESIEELLSLFSNPEQQLGQMQHLTAQCRRLEWLSVRALLKNLCGEEKQIEYFPSGMPYLSDNSYHISISHTRGYVAVILSSQKKVGIDIEQYGERILKLRTKFLSEQEINTISPEKEVYHLLLYWSGKETMFKLLGEQEVEFKEHLLISPFHPEEKGTFAARELRTSEQQNFLIHYQTHPDFVITWC